The DNA window agtgagtgggcagttttgttttcgtattacctatatgctattgttttcccagaaaatgcatttatatgAGAAAAcgtttttaaaatgccatgcatagaattatttggaaaaAGGTGAATTTCACatgagttatatgattgatatatgatgcatacatattgcatggtgctgtggaggcaaaggtaagtcaggtgagttcattatGCATTGAATTGGTTGATATCGATATAATTTGAGCTCGtaatctgcaccctaggtgttagtgcttatattattcaccacaccgcacgctcgccttggatccaagtaggtggatgtcgtacagaccatgtgagggttccgacatgctagtcgtacagatcactaggcgtgattccgactagtgggtgaccttagttatgcgcgctgatgatatgatgagagaagcactagagcgtacttttacacctttcatcgtatagactaccttacgtagttccgagtgatgtgcagagtagggccgtataggtcactgtggtgactccggcttagtgggatttgagctattgaattaatcgtataggaccaactgcagggtctccgattgattccttatttcacctgatttatattttgatttatgtcatggcatgttttcttgaaaatgttaaagatttgagatttaagttttgagattttatatggttatatatatttctgggaaagtatacaggtttttacggcgaggggatatAATTGTTTTATGAActgttttggaaaactaatttgttttactgacccactcattttgttttgcgcccctccaggttctagtttagcggtggttggctcacgaggtcctttccggctttctgacagatttgggacatgtaggactcacctgagggtgatgtattcttattttagtcctacttgactgcagataacctatgctctgaacttatgtgtttaCTTGTAAACTCGTCCGGTTATGTCCGTATGTGGTTATGTTGAATTTGGTTTGAAATTCTGTTGATTTATGTTGCTTTTCCGCTTCCGTGTTgtgcttatggttacgtcacgcccacgtgacggccagcacacctggatcctccggatcagggtgtgtcagtttggtatcagagcttaggttgcagtcctgtaaaTTTGTTAATGTCTTAAcgatcttttgatgttttctgtcagaatcatgccgcctcgtagagagcgtaGGGAGTCCCGCCGTACTTCTGAATCTAATTTTCCGGATATTACTCAGTTAGGGGAAGCGATGGCCCAGGCTTTACAGAATGTGATtcgtcctccccctcctccgaGGACACCTCTGGAGACCATGTACAACTTGAAGTTAGATCGGTTTATGGGTAATGAAAGTCATGAGGGGGCAGAGAAATGGCTTGATCATATTGAGAAAACTTtccaggtgatgcagagtcaggggaatctcCCTGCTAATAGGTGGGTGGAGACCACCACTTGGTTTTTGGGTCGTGAACCAGCAGCATGGTGGATAAATCAGGCTAGGTACATGTCACCTGAGACGGCAGCCGACTGGAAAGTATTCAAGGAGCATTTTATGAAGAGATTcgttcctcctgagtatattgACCGTAAGAAGCAGGAATTCACCAGGTTGAAACAGAGAAATATGTCGGCACATGAATATTATAGAAAatttactgatttgtctcgcTATGACactgatacagctggtaatcagggaGAGATGCTTCGACGTTTCAAGTTGGGATCTAAGAAGAAGTGGCGTACCTTTGCCAATGCACTCCCCTGCGCTGATTAtcatgagtatttcgagattcTGGTTAGGATGGAGGACTCTGATAATCTTCCTGACAGTGAGGATGACGAGGACAAGAATGAGGGTCAGAAGAAGAATGACAAAGGTAAGGGTATTTCTATTCCGGGACCTCGACAGACACAGAGTTTTAAGAAGAGTGGAGCGAGTTCGAGCTCTTCTAGTGGGGGATATAGTTTTACTAGCCCGAGGAGAGGTGGTGGAAGATTTTCTGGTGGACCCAGATTTCAGGGTCAGAGGGATGCTGGTGGATCTGGCGCTCCATGGTGCCGCCGTTGTAACTTCCGTCACCATGGTGAGTGTAGGAGAGGTACTGGTGCCTGCTTTACGTGTGGGCAGATGGGACATCGGGCTTCTCAGTGCCACCAGGGTCAACAGAGACCACAGCAGACCACTATACCACCTCCAGCACCAGTTCAGCAGAATTTGGGACCGGGTGGTTATGGCCAGCCgagtcgtggtggtgcttaccactatcagggGGATGCTGCTCCGTATGCTCCCGGACCTTATCAGTATTCCCAGGAGCCTTACTCTCAGGCTGGATATTCTCAGGATTTTGGAGGTTATTCATCTTATTCCTCTATGCCAGCTGGTGAATCGCAGTGGCATCAGGGAGGCCAGCCCCGTCAGGGGGAAGTTGCTACTGGTGGTGCAGGATCATCCAGGCAGCCTAGTCAGCCAGGCCAGGGACGTAATCCTCGGGGACGAGGTAATCAGGGCAATAGAGGCCGAGGTGGACGACAGCAGGCTCAGGGGCGAATTAATCATATTTCTTTGCAGGaggctcagaaccatccagacttgattatgggtacgttgaatgttcttggtcattttgctaaggttttgattgattgtggtgctacgcactcTGTGATTTTTCATACGTTTGTTCAAATAACCCAACCtcacccttcacctctaggatttgatttagagtttgccatgcctagagGAGATAAATGTTATGTGGATAGTGTGTATctggggtgtccagtgatggttgaGGGCGTGATTATGTCCGCTGATCTTattccgttagatattgtggattttgatgtgattttaggggccGATTGGTTACACcataatcgtgcccatattgattgttatggtaaatcagttactttttatcgtcctggattacccgaggttacttttgtgggcgagagaagtggggtgagacatggagttatttctgccataagGGCGAGGAAATTATTATCgaagggttgtcagggatatttggcacaTGTGGTATTAAATGATGTTGCTCCTACTAGTATAGAAGAAGTTGGTGTGGTCAGACATTATTCGGATGTATTCCCTGATGATTTGCCGGGATTACCACCAGACAGGGAGGTGGAAttctctattgatttgcttccaggtacggaccCTATATCtctgactccttatagaatggctcctgctgagttGAGGGAATTAAAAATccagttgcaagaattacttgataaaggttttattcaacctagttctTCACCTTGGGGTGCCCCAGTATTATTTGTGAAGAAGAAGGATGGAACTCTTCGATTGtgtattgattatagacaattgaaccgggtaacgattaaaaaccgttatccattgcctcgcattgatgatttgttcgatcagctgaaaggtgcatgtgtattttctaagattgatttgagatctggatattatcaattgaagattaaagaaGATGATGTACCTAAGACGGCTTTCCGAACTCGGTACGGACATTACGAATTTTCGGTTATGCCGTTtgggttgactaatgcacctgcagcttttatgagattaatgaatgaggtattccagaaatatcttgataaatttgttattgtttttattgatgatattctggtatactctaagtcccaAGCAGATCATATCCGACACCTTAATTTGGTgttaaggaaattaagggagcatcagttgtatgccaagttcagtaaatgtcagttttggttgactgaagtggcatttttggggcatgttgtatcagctcaaggtattcaagttgatcctcaaaagattgcagcagtggagaattgggagcaacctcgaaccgtcacggAGGTACGAAGCTTTCTTGgcttagcaggttattatcgacggttcgTTCAGGATTtctctatgattgctttacCGTTGACAAAgttgaccaggaaggatgttaaatttgagtgggatgagaattgtgagcgGAGTTTTCAACAATTGAagtattgcctcactcatgcaccgGTGTTGGTACTTCCCGACGATAGCGGTAATTTTGAGATATATAGTGATGCTTCAttaaatggtttgggatgtgttttgatgcagcataataaggtgattgcctatgcttctaggcagttgaaaaatcatgaaaggaactatcctactcacgatcttgaattggcagcaattgtttttgctttgaaaatttggaggcattatttgtatggtgagaagtgtaagatcttcactgatcacAAGAGTCTTCAATATTTgtttactcagcatgatcttaatcttcgtcagcgaaggtggatggaattgctaagtgattatgattgttcTATTGAATACCATCCAGGTCGTGCTAATGTAGTAGcggatgcactgagtaggaaaccaCAAGGTAGACTTAATGCCCTATATGCtagtcgtgttcctcttcttgctgaacTGAGGGCAACTGGAGTAAGATTGGAGTGGGAGAATCAAGGTGGAGCatttcttgctagttttcaagtcaggccagttttggtgGAGCGTATACTTGCATCTCAAATggtggatgaagaaattcaGGAGTTGGTTCAGTTAAgaagtgaagggaaaaagaaagacctcagaatTCGGGAATCAGATGGTATGCTCATGCAAGAAGACAGAATGTATGttccgaataatgaggaattgaagaaggaaattctggatgaagcacattgttcagcttatgcgatgcatccgggaggaacaaaaatgtatcataccattcgaccattttattattggccgggtatgaaaagagaaattgcagaatatgtgAGCAGGTGTATTATTTGACAGCAAGTGAAAGCAGAAAGGAAGAAGCCCTTTGGGCGAATGCAACCCCTTCCtgttccccagtggaaatgggaaaatataaccatggatttcgtgtataaacttcctcgtacgcgaaatggatttgatggtatttgggtgattGTGGATCGACTCACCAAGTCGGCGCatttcattccagtgagggagaaataccctctgaataaattggctaagttgtttatTTCGAAGATTGTCAAGTATCATGGAGTCCCAGTAAATATTATCTCCGATCGAGACCCGAGgtttacttctaaattttgggtggcttttcaggaagctctggGTACTCAATTACTGTATAGCacagcttatcatcctcaaactgatgggcaatcagagaggaccattcagacgttggaagatatgttgagatcttcggtattacaatttggtgattcttggcatgatcgtctggacttaatggagtttgcttataataacagttttcactcgagcattggtatgtccccattcgaggcactttatggtagggcgtgtcgaacgccattgtgttggtctGAGGTTGGTGAACGGGTATTAGAAGGCCCTGAGATCGTGGATGAGacgactcaaaatgttcaggtaattaagtcaaacctgaaagcagcccaggatcgacatAAGAGTTTAGCGGATCGGCATACTACTGATCGAGTGTATGATGTgggtgattgggtattcttgaaattgtcgccttggagaggtgtggtacgatttgggaaaagaggaaagctaagtccgagatatattggaccttatgtgatcattgaaagagttggtgaagttgcctaccggttggaactgcctccggagttatctaaggtccataatgtgttccatgtctctatgcttcggcattatatttctgatccttctcatgtgattcctcctcaaccgttagagattaatccggatttgacgtatgatgaggaaccaatcACAATATTGGATTGGAAGGACAAGGTTCTAAGGAACAAGACGGTGAGTTTGGTGAAGGTGTTGTGGAGAAATCATTCTGTGgaggaagctacttgggagacggaagaccggatgagagagatgtacccaAGATTATTCTACGAGTATTGAATTATGATTTGGTtatgggaatttcggggacgaaattctataaggaggggagattgtcacagcccgtcccggaggtaCTTTTGGCGGGAATGTGaaaggacaaaaatgcccttgtcAGGTATCAAGGTATGGGTGTATTacgttttgaaaatgtttggtccctaaacttttaagaagttgtttaagttagaaatattttggaagttgattttatatttttgtggttagggaCTTAAGAGAGATTTTGGATGGTGTGGATTGGTTTGACCACACAAGATCAGTCcctttctctcctccctctcgatcactctctcagtctctctctctctctctcccgaccTCACACCCAAACACACCCATATCGTACGGACCTTCACCCAAAACCCTTCGAAACTCAACGGATCGGggcaaataaggtatgtatcttcatcgttttgacgtcctgagttcattggtgctagttttaggaagtgaaaccttcgatttcacgtagatcccgaacctccatttttgaggtactgttcatgcgaacgtaaaatgttgtgtttcaggagatttcaagcttgtggtgagctttaggaggtcctaaggaagctcggggacattcgttggagagttttggacgtcgggatcgtaggtttcaagtttggccgaaatctttggtttttgcaaggtgagatttcgtagtttttaggccctaaaactagtccaacgtgatagtacactcttagggctttaatttggtataaaatacgaagaaaatgggtgaaaaacgaaggagaacagtgagtttgaaaatcggccggagttcggccggagtccggccaccggagaaccagtccggcgaggcCCTGCGAAGAAGACGACACGTGCGCTGCACGTGCTGCGCGTGGccagcgcgtggacccgtgccacgtgtggcgcgtgggggcgcgtggggcttccaaaattttttctgaaaatttctcgacgctcgtgacgtcgagtaggtcgatgtggtatattcatataccaaaattgagcatcgtatgagaagttatttcgaattattggtgatatgcttaaaattaatgtttttatagttgtttcgcatataggtgagacgtatcccgaggacgaccgcatccagggacgccacgggggttacgacccgtcgacttatcagtgagtgggcagttttgttttcgtattacctatatgctattgttttcccagaaaatgcatttatatgAGAAAAcgtttttaaaatgccatgcatagaattatttggaaaaAGGTGAATTTCACatgagttatatgattgatatatgatgcatacatattgcatggtgctgtggaggcaaaggtaagtcaggtgagttcattatGCATTGAATTGGTTGATATCGATATAATTTGAGCTCGtaatctgcaccctaggtgttagtgcttatattattcaccacaccgcacgctcgccttggatccaagtaggtggatgtcgtacagaccatgtgagggttccgacatgctagtcgtacagatcactaggcgtgattccgactagtgggtgaccttagttatgcgcgctgatgatatgatgagagaagcactaaagCGTacttttacacctttcatcgtatagactaccttacgtagttccgagtgatgtgcagagtagggccgtataggtcactgtggtgactccggcttagtgggatttgagctattgaattaatcgtataggaccaactgcagggtctccgattgattccttatttcacctgatttatattttgatttatgtcatggcatgttttcttgaaaatgttaaagatttgagatttaagttttgagattttatatggttatatatatttctgggaaagtatacaggtttttacggcgaggggatatAATTGTTTTATGAActgttttggaaaactaatttgttttactgacccactcattttgttttgcgcccctccaggttctagtttagcggtggttggctcacgaggtcctttccggctttctgacagatttgggacatgtaggactcacctgagggtgatgtattcttattttagtcctacttgactgcagataacctatgctctgaacttatgtgtttaCTTGTAAACTCGTCCGGTTATGTCCGTATGTGGTTATGTTGAATTTGGTTTGAAATTCTGTTGATTTATGTTGCTTTTCCGCTTCCGTGTTgtgcttatggttacgtcacgcccacgtgacggccagcacacctggatcctccggatcagggtgtgtcagtaTACACATGAGtgcaaacacaaataaaactttataaaatacgggcacaaaaagaaactaatatatgagtacaaattaaaaatgaaaagaaaattggtacaaattaaaaaatatttgcaaattaaaaataggtacaaactaaaaataaaaatatatgataaaaaatttagccataaatataaatactaattgtaacatttttaacactaaaggaatatatttaaaaataaaaatattttataattcaaataattaatgatgttattaatacctaaggacgttgatcaaaaattaaaaatgaatagaattttaatcaatgaagtaacaaaaagaaggatgtgaacctaattttatAATTATGTGTGTTTGTTAAGTATAAATAggcaatatataataaatttacataaatctgcctagtccgcctaggcgctaggccttAGCCTGCTGCCCGGCTAGAGCCTAGCATCTTTTAGAACTTGGTTTTGGGTTATGCTTACAAGGGTGTGGTAATTGCAGCATAGGGAGTTTGGGCAAAGATTTGGAAGAGGAAGGAGTTCAAAATGTGACGGTGAAGGATGCAATTTTCAAGGGTGGCCAAAATGGTTTGAGGATCAAGTCTTGGGCGAGGCCGAGCCACGGGTTTGTTCAAGGTGTCCAATTCCTTGACGTCGTCATGGCCAATGTCCAAAATCCCATTGTCATGGACCAAATTACTACCCACACAACCTCAACTGCCCTGGTCAGGTATAAGCTTGATTCAATATATACATGCGGATGATATGTACTTCCTTAGTTCCTCTCTACTTACTGTCTcgttaaaaaatttcatctgtCGTGCATCAATATGTAGGTATTGGGTGTGAAAGTCAGTGAGGTATCGGCAACAGAAATCGCAATAAACCTTGATTGCAGTGCAGCAAATCCTTGCAGTGGGATAACACTCGAAAATGTGAGCTTGACCTGCAAGAAGCAAGTGGCTCAGTCATATTGTAGTAATGCAATTGGAAAGACTTCTGGCCTTGTACACCCAACTTCTTGTTTGTGATTGCCTTCAACAAAAATCTAGGCATCAGAAGACATCTACAGATGATGACCTACACACAGAGACACATAATGTTATGGAAATAAACATCATTCATTTATTCATTACTAATTAAGTTGACAAAATCTCCATTAATTCTATGTTTCTCATACAAATTCATTATATTGGAAATCATCACCATTAATtttcgattttttattttttaatagtggAAACGGTATATATTCATGGAAAATGATCCTTGCCAGATCTTTTTCCTGGGGATCCTAGTGTCACGGGCCatatgttaaaaacaaagaaatcgcccaagacatcatatatctaagcccataaagccttgtcttcatggaagcttctggaacatCCCGGAAAAATCAAGAACATGGCGGAGCgttcaagataatctagggtATTCgggaacattccacacaagtgtacaaatttaagcctcacctagaacaatctagattaggcaagttgtatctagaactatgctagatatttttggatgaaaGTAGGGaattctagaaccctccattgaggaggtgacttaggcctataaataggaggcaaggccatttggccaaggCATCCAAGagttgtaagcaattgtaaagttctcttaagtttcaatacaaagcttcctttctcccatcatcatctaagtgattttagcattctccaagctatcttagctttctttgtgattcgatccggggaagcgaggcttcgaaggcttacttagcttgttcatcgaggtattcaagtctaagtgccgcacgggcggaaggcttaaagagtcatcccgtgacagttggtatcagagcctagctCGTGAATCACTTGAAGGAAAGTAGGATA is part of the Malus domestica chromosome 12, GDT2T_hap1 genome and encodes:
- the LOC139190076 gene encoding uncharacterized protein, yielding MPPRRERRESRRTSESNFPDITQLGEAMAQALQNVIRPPPPPRTPLETMYNLKLDRFMGNESHEGAEKWLDHIEKTFQVMQSQGNLPANRWVETTTWFLGREPAAWWINQARYMSPETAADWKVFKEHFMKRFVPPEYIDRKKQEFTRLKQRNMSAHEYYRKFTDLSRYDTDTAGNQGEMLRRFKLGSKKKWRTFANALPCADYHEYFEILVRMEDSDNLPDSEDDEDKNEGQKKNDKGKGISIPGPRQTQSFKKSGASSSSSSGGYSFTSPRRGGGRFSGGPRFQGQRDAGGSGAPWCRRCNFRHHGECRRGTGACFTCGQMGHRASQCHQGQQRPQQTTIPPPAPVQQNLGPGGYGQPSRGGAYHYQGDAAPYAPGPYQYSQEPYSQAGYSQDFGGYSSYSSMPAGESQWHQGGQPRQGEVATGGAGSSRQPSQPGQGRNPRGRGNQGNRGRGGRQQAQGRINHISLQEAQNHPDLIMGTLNVLGHFAKVLIDCGATHSVIFHTFVQITQPHPSPLGFDLEFAMPRGDKCYVDSVYLGCPVMVEGVIMSADLIPLDIVDFDVILGADWLHHNRAHIDCYGKSVTFYRPGLPEVTFVGERSGVRHGVISAIRARKLLSKGCQGYLAHVVLNDVAPTSIEEVGVVRHYSDVFPDDLPGLPPDREVEFSIDLLPGTDPISLTPYRMAPAELRELKIQLQELLDKGFIQPSSSPWGAPVLFVKKKDGTLRLCIDYRQLNRVTIKNRYPLPRIDDLFDQLKGACVFSKIDLRSGYYQLKIKEDDVPKTAFRTRYGHYEFSVMPFGLTNAPAAFMRLMNEVFQKYLDKFVIVFIDDILVYSKSQADHIRHLNLVLRKLREHQLYAKFSKCQFWLTEVAFLGHVVSAQGIQVDPQKIAAVENWEQPRTVTEVRSFLGLAGYYRRFVQDFSMIALPLTKLTRKDVKFEWDENCERSFQQLKYCLTHAPVLVLPDDSGNFEIYSDASLNGLGCVLMQHNKVIAYASRQLKNHERNYPTHDLELAAIVFALKIWRHYLYGEKCKIFTDHKSLQYLFTQHDLNLRQRRWMELLSDYDCSIEYHPGRANVVADALSRKPQGRLNALYASRVPLLAELRATGVRLEWENQGGAFLASFQVRPVLVERILASQMVDEEIQELVQLRSEGKKKDLRIRESDGMLMQEDRMYVPNNEELKKEILDEAHCSAYAMHPGGTKMYHTIRPFYYWPGMKREIAEYVSRCII